A genomic region of Mustela erminea isolate mMusErm1 chromosome 12, mMusErm1.Pri, whole genome shotgun sequence contains the following coding sequences:
- the NFIL3 gene encoding nuclear factor interleukin-3-regulated protein, with amino-acid sequence MQLRKMQTIKKEQVSLDAGNGVDKMVLNAALTEVSEDLTAGEELLLSEGSVGKSKSSACRRKREFIPDEKKDAMYWEKRRKNNEAAKRSREKRRLNDLVLENKLIALGEENATLKAELLSLKLKFGLISSAAYAQEIQKLSHSTAVYFQDYPASKSSASPFVDEQEPSVVSGGCISVIKHSPQASLSDVSDASSLEPSLDGAARGGCGSPDGKFQAIKQEPVELETYVREPGEERGAFRASVYQSLMGAAFPGFSHSPPLLQVARSSSNSPRTSETDDGAVGKSSDGEDEQQVPKGPIHCPVELQRAHATVVKVPEVNSSALPHKLRIKAKAMQIKVEALDHEFDAAPKPPSPVDAAPKRHFGLEKHSAPSMVHSALPPFSVQVTNIQDWSLKSEHWHPKELNGKAQNSFKTGVAEMQDSGFKVSDPEGLFLKRGMASLSAEVVSLKRLIATHQISASDSG; translated from the coding sequence ATGCAGCTGAGGAAAATGCAGACCATCAAGAAGGAGCAGGTGTCCCTGGACGCTGGCAACGGCGTGGACAAGATGGTGCTGAACGCGGCCTTGACCGAGGTCTCGGAAGACTTGACGGCGGGCGAGGAGCTGCTTCTGAGCGAAGGCAGCGTGGGCAAGAGCAAGTCCTCGGCCTGCCGGAGGAAGCGGGAGTTCATCCCCGACGAGAAGAAGGACGCCATGTACTGGGAAAAGAGGCGGAAAAATAATGAAGCGGCCAAGAGGTCACGGGAGAAGCGCCGCCTCAATGACCTGGTCttggagaacaaactgatcgCCCTGGGAGAGGAGAACGCGACTTTAAAAGCTGAGCTGCTGTCCCTCAAATTGAAGTTTGGTTTAATTAGCTCCGCAGCCTATGCCCAGGAGATCCAGAAACTCAGTCACTCCACCGCCGTGTACTTCCAGGACTACCCCGCGTCCAAGTCCAGCGCCAGCCCCTTCGTGGATGAGCAGGAGCCGTCGGTGGTGAGCGGCGGCTGCATCTCCGTCATCAAGCACTCCCCGCAGGCCTCCCTGTCCGACGTCTCCGACGCGTCCTCGCTGGAGCCCTCGCTGGACGGGGCCGCGCGGGGCGGCTGCGGGAGCCCCGACGGCAAGTTCCAGGCCATCAAGCAAGAGCCGGTGGAGCTGGAGACCTACGTGCGGGAGCCTGGCGAGGAGCGGGGCGCCTTCCGGGCCTCCGTGTACCAGAGCCTCATGGGGGCCGCGTTCCCCGGCTTCTCCCACTCGCCCCCTCTGCTGCAGGTCGCCCGGTCCTCCAGCAACTCCCCCAGGACGTCCGAGACGGACGACGGCGCGGTGGGGAAGTCGTCCGACGGGGAGGACGAGCAGCAGGTGCCCAAGGGCCCCATCCACTGTCCCGTGGAGCTCCAGCGCGCCCACGCCACCGTGGTGAAGGTGCCCGAAGTGAACTCCTCCGCCTTGCCGCACAAGCTGCGCATTAAAGCCAAAGCCATGCAGATCAAAGTGGAAGCCTTGGATCACGAGTTCGACGCCGCGCCGAAACCGCCCTCGCCTGTCGACGCGGCGCCCAAGAGACATTTCGGACTGGAGAAGCACTCCGCCCCGAGTATGGTACACTCTGCTCTCCCCCCTTTCTCCGTGCAGGTGACCAACATCCAGGATTGGTCTCTCAAATCGGAACACTGGCATCCGAAAGAACTGAACGGCAAAGCTCAGAACAGCTTCAAAACGGGAGTTGCGGAGATGCAAGACAGTGGCTTCAAAGTGTCTGACCCAGAGGGTTTGTTTCTGAAGCGGGGCATGGCAAGCTTGTCCGCAGAGGTGGTGTCACTCAAGAGACTCATCGCCACACACCAGATCTCTGCTTCGGACTCTGGGTGA